From the Calonectris borealis chromosome 4, bCalBor7.hap1.2, whole genome shotgun sequence genome, one window contains:
- the STAP1 gene encoding signal-transducing adaptor protein 1, whose translation MLRGIREQLEETPQPAPRRIFQERRRITGLPLYFQGYLSVRHSRCQEFRVYWTELRGTMLFFYDDKKAPTYSQKLDISALTSATNVHPDENGSARFILMLSNGELELKANDCECRKEWKGFILTVTKLSVPPDESLLPGQLTRMHEVLEKEKKRRITFNDCSSASLSRKSPPSSMLTPMPECFYAVSRQEAIEMLEKNASCGNLILRPGSDSKNYAVTIRHELDAPHLKHYKVISKGTSYIIELERRVTLPSLQDVVNYFVTQTRGNLKPFVIQTCTAEDPVF comes from the exons ATGCTGAGAGGCATTAGGGAACAGCTGGAGGAAACTCCTCAGCCAGCGCCCCGGCGAATCTTCCAGGAGAGGCGGAGGATCACCGGTCTGCCTTTGTACTTCCAGGGTTACCTGTCTGTCCGGCACTCAAGATGCCAG GAATTTAGAGTGTATTGGACAGAACTCAGAGGAACTATGCTTTTCTTTTATGACGATAAGAAAGCCCCAACA TACTCACAGAAATTAGATATATCAGCTTTGACCTCAGCAACCAATGTTCATCCAGATGAAAATGGCTCTGCACGGTTCATCCTGATGCTGTCGAATGGGGAATTAGAACTGAAG GCTAATGACTGTGAATGTAGGAAAGAATGGAAGGGTTTTATTCTCACCGTAACAAAG CTGTCAGTTCCACCAGATGAGTCATTACTACCTGGGCAACTTACAAGAATGCATGAAGTgctagagaaggaaaagaaaagaaggattaCATTTAACGACTGTTCCAGTGCATCCTTGAGCAGAAAAAGTCCTCCCAGCAGTATGTTGACCCCTATGCCAGA GTGCTTCTATGCAGTATCTCGGCAAGAAGCAATAGAGATGTTAGAAAAGAACGCTTCATGTGGGAATTTAATCCTGCGTCCTGGCAGCGACAGCAAGAACTATGCAGTCACTATCCGACATGAGCTGGA tgccCCACACTTAAAGCACTACAAAGTGATATCCAAAGGAACAAGTTACATTATTGAATTGGAAAGACGG GTGACACTCCCAAGCCTTCAGGATGTTGTCAATTACTTTGTGACCCAAACCCGAGGGAACCTGAAGCCGTTTGTCATACAGACGTGCACTGCAGAGGACCCAGTGTTCTGA